The Astyanax mexicanus isolate ESR-SI-001 chromosome 18, AstMex3_surface, whole genome shotgun sequence DNA window TTATTCTTAATAAAGCATAGcaatcatgctcattgtttgtttgtcccaacaagatccaaaagatagAGCCTCTtctgatgacagtaggagagaaccctggtttcaagtaTTCAATAAAAGTGCTTGAGCCCTGTTACAAAATTCCAttctaaaaaaactaaacatggttataatgaagttccattgttattatgaagttaataaatgtgaggctatacagaatgcccagcatctttatttttccaccaaccgtaccgaacatttaccaaaaatgtaccgaaccgtggggtttatatcTAAGTTTGAACTGAACTATGCTGTTaatgtaagggctggtgcccgatcgtgTTGTCCTCCAGAGGATCGGAGGGCGCgacaggccagcgccgagggttaattggctaattatcaacacctgctttcaacaccttataagcaacgccaaccagccactcggcgctggatctttgacgcTTCTCatagcgaatctatgccggtttctcgagtgagcctcggctctttctTTTTCCTCCCTGCTCTATCCACGGCAACAGCCGTTTTCCTGCTTTATCTTTGGAGAGAGTATTGttcagcatcgctggcgtgctCCTCCCGCCAAAGTATTTTCCTCTATCCCCTTTTTATTCTcgagtttggtgtggctgtgtagagctgtgtgctccaccgctctcctctcgagtttctgtgtctgtgtgtgtgggtgaaacaGCCGTGAGGCCACGCGGTTCGCTCaccttctctctcccgcgctgttcctctcctctctggtggagcagcgttaaATCCATAatcacctcagttcagttttgttttctttggaagcccttttgtttagttaatccttcacaTCGTCTCATAAGAGGTAGATGCACTTCCTCTGCGATCCTTGTTTACACTTTCTACCCCTCACTCTCACAAGTACACTAGGCATGGCCTTTTGTTTTCAACCTGTTTTCACTTTCCGCCCGTTTTcattgctccgcccctttcggcggctGCTCTCAAGGGCAAAAAAAGCGATAAGAGCATTGGGCTCTGGCCGCGGCAGCCTGAGTTCGATCCCCACGTGGGGTGGGGttaaataataagaattatatataatatatatatgtaaatataattatatatatattatatcgaattatacatatatatgtaattatatatcctatcaataaatatatatatatatatatatatatatatatatatatatatatattgttatatattgttatatattgatatatattgatatatatatattgtgtatattaatttttttcttttgtaaacaaaaggcattattttcaagtatTCACtaaacaacaaaaaggtacccattctttacctagaacaattacataaaaaaagatgctatgacatgaataaacatagaatgatcagtaaaaaaaaaatattacgcaaaatctttaaagttggtaaagggaaaaaaagcagttaaatttagttcctttttggacagttttaatttccttggataatctctttattaatttaaattattttaattatttttaacgataacacaatacttactactggcccctgttcagagtgatagaagtcagaaagagtgatagaagtcagtctccaaacacaagcagctacagaaaagcaccagaaacaGAAGcttgatttgtcgctagtcgtttttaataaagaaaatgctgctataaggattaggaaagtctcaggttcaactcagaacagaatgaaaatgctcccatcacggatttttacactaaaagatcgctgattcgcttatttcgctgtcaatcaaaaagggactccgcctcagacagatcatccaatcatcatgcagaagccgTCCGTCCgtgccggccgaggccagcccactgccccatagacccccagagacgctgagcatCCGATGgccgggacaaagcccagcatttatccaatgactcgtctcgtttcgccccTCGCTTTGCTCCGCTTTTGAattctgtgcactgtttaaagcagcgcggtgaagctgcgggaatgagtgagaggaaagccgcggcgttaccagtgataagaagctgattctgaactaagttcagcgcgttgtagcgcatatttaatcagttacatgtacacacaacagtatatatttaatcacttatttttgtacattttaggggaagctgagcttcccttgcagtcttagagcaattgcCACTGCTGTAGTGTCATAGAcaactgtgtgtgtttctgtgtgtgcaggggtgtgtatgaccttattgtcatattttagatgttttcatttttgctttccactaatctaatataatttaacatggtttagtaaaatactttctaaacaaatgaacattttaatatttagcatatagcCGGTCCAAAAACACAAAGAACGGTTAtgccctgcacactcattaaaccaaaataacaataacaataatttataatgaataatttatttatgattaattaataattattataatttataaatatataattaacaatgtttaagaatataaaatactttctgaacaaacaattattttaaacatatagccttattttagcctttattttaagcttatagcactctgcgcttaacacactctacgaagccgacatacgtgttgtttctatcaacaattaacttgaattagctccatacctctgactgtccttcgcattgcatttagctcaccttatgtaatgtttctcctcacttcagagggctccattttgttggctatttagctacacacagctctgcaagacaagtgcgtaatgcggagtggaggagcgcatgtgtgagttGGGGTGGGGaatcgggtcaggctcgggctgataatctaaactctactgctgtggaAGCTCGAATGATGCgctgaaaatcatttatttttatttttgcaaatcctgaagacatcgcGAATAGAAAGCCTCCTGCCTGCTGACCGGCGTCGGAAAGCGGAGACGCCTCTGTTTACCAGCtgcaactataaaataaaatatacttaaaatgtgcacaaaaacTATTAGTTCCTATCTATTTtgttctgacatttataaggatttatattaatGCTTTCTACACAGACTTACTCCTAGATTAACAGATCAGATGTTTTGCCAtttgagaattagacagatacacctgatgcttattctcactcattctctctcacatcgtgaaagtgcagtttagtgacagtgccacaataataaaataaaaagatgaaaggacaatttaaacaaatagaacatttatttaaaacaataaacttaggttccttactgtattaaatcttttttgcaacatagtgacagtgccacaataatgaatgGCTAACCCTGAATTCACttctaaaaggaagacattgttaaaactggaaaacactcatcaatgtaacacagccacaaggtcaagagtggaacgttagatataattatgtacaaaaaattatgctttttaactgtaccgtggagttcacctactgccgcgcggagctttttaactgtaccgcggagctcacctactgtcgcacgtgTCACCTTTTTTCTCCTGGCAGTTGCTTCTCCCGGCCGTGGACGGGGAACCAGTGGAACTTGTAGTTCTTTGGGCTAGAGATAACTGCTGTAGGGTGAtacccacttttacttcactttttCTTTCAAAGCAAGTCACAGGAGTCCAGGGTGAGTTCCTTCTTTCATTTATTGGCAGTTCTAAgcactcaaacataaacgtagCTAGCATTCAGAGAACAGAGGGGAGAGCCGTGGATGTTAACTAGCCTAGGGACATGAAACCCAAACTTGTaacatgcagagctttttaactgtactgcggagttcaccagctttttttttttttacagagccacaCTACGCCGGATCTATAAATAATTCAAATGGTAGTTATAATGCCCTATCAGATGTTAAAAGATAATTCCATTTATTAAAAGGGTTAGGtaattttttcattgttttctgttattttagaGACAAAATGGGCTGATACatgatttaactgtaaaaatgtgcCTTTGTGTCAGGTACTATCTTAAACAtgagttataaagtttttttttgtgagagtGAGGCAATCACTGGGCTTTACTCATACTCTGACATCTgacatcagaatatgtgaccctagtCATCTCCGTgaaaaaccaaccaaatactgtcagattactcactattccttcaccttttcagcttcacaaaacatttattactggacttgaccataatgttttagaataggggtcacactttctgacagctggtatcagaatatgtgaccctatgccatctctattaaatattgtgtaaaaccAACCAAATCTTCTCAGGTTACTTACAGTTCCTTCACTTTTTCAGCAAAGCAATAATTATTGCAAAGGAGTGTATTCAGACTAGGcacatacattttaataaaaaaagtgagGCACTGTTGAAAATACTTATTTATTGCAAAGTCTACATAATATTCAAGCTCAAATATTGGGAAAACATGCAAAagatacatacacataaacacaatcCTTTCTGTCAAAACAAAACTTAGTGATGgcctctgagtggtccagcaggcttaGCACTGCCTCTATGACCAGGAGctcgccggttcaaatcctgttcatgtagctacCGTAGCCCTCAGgcagcaaaattggccttgctctctctgggtgggtacatggcactctttcccctcatcactccaaaggatgatttcgatcagcacaaggcgtgagctgatgatgctacttggcaatgctgcatcagaaaatgggaaagaaatggaaataaaattatatatataaatataatatataaaacgcAGTGATCTCTTTGTGAGATAGCTCTCTTGCTATTGGCATGCAGCACAGCTGTAGCTCTCGTTTATGTTGGGTTTTCCCACACAATTTAGGTGAAACCACCTATTGCAGTCATCACACTGGATCTGTAATCaatcacatatatattttatattatatatgaattgAATTTTATATACTATTCTTTACTACTGTATAATATATGCTGTATGCTATACTATAcctatatattgtataattttgaaaaacatCTAACCCAGACAGTAGTGCAtgcttgctctttctttttttcccccatgtttgcttttttctgtttctccactTTTTTCTCCACAGTAGTGGCACACATCTTCGAGATTATCTGATTAAAATACAATAGTAATTGCAGATTGTGATGATCAGATTTTCATTACAGAGGCTTACTTCATCAAAAATAGAATTATTGGTACCTGTCTCCTTGATCAAAGTCATTGCCACCTCACATCTGTAAGTCTGAACAGCTGATTTTGAATTAGTAAATGTCAGTGGCTCCTCTGCCAGAATTTTCTCAGCGTGCTAaggaattaaaaaattaaaatcaatacaCAACCCTTAAACTGCCATATGACAACACTTTCATATATAACTGTTAATTCATATCGCTTGAAATGTATAAATCTAAATCTGAATTTGGAACCCAACAATGCCCAAAAATATCCCAAAACATCTATTTTGAATCTATGGTGTATATATTCAAATATGCATAATCTTTACAGTTATTGACTGGgccataaatatttttttactaaacaatTTAGCCTTATGAAAAACATCAAACAGTTCTTAAGTTCAAAATGGACACCTAAATCAACTTACTTTCAGCACAGACTGTCACGTCTtagccttgtctcatgtctctgtgtgtgtcccacgtgacctgtgcccctgtgttctgtttcagtacttttccacctgtgtcaattgtagctccgccccctagccccaggtgtttccactttccTTGTGTGcaataaagccttcctttgtctcttgtccttcgtcggtctttgcacctcccttcttttttgttttgtcgcTCCTTGTTACTCTTGTTTATTCTCCTCGTTCCCTacttccttgctctgtgtttttctctgtttgtttcttgtttgtttttttctagtttctccgtgttccctagctccctgtatataccctgcttagtgtttattttctagtttagctccttgtatatattccctgtttgtttatcattattattatctctagtttgtttatgttctctagtctccctcgtttatttttggtttattatctttgttacgtgtttacttgtttctttgtttatctttgttatttatttattaaattattatttatttcaccctacctgcacttgcgtccgtctcctcgtctccctgcctgggtcacctcCGTGACACAAACACTCCACATGACATAGCATCTGTCTGTAATGCTTGAGGAACCGTTTCTGTTGTCCATGTGGACACTTAACATCCTCGCTTtctcataaatgctctaaaaagaaacaaagataattattgtatatattgttccTTGGCCTTCATAATAGACCATTTTTCATTATCATGAAAAAAGTACCTTGCTGTCCTTTCGCATGTGACTAATTTTGTGGAGGCATTTCCAAGAGAATCAAGCACCAAACTCCTTTTTTTGTTGTGGAAAAAATGACTATGTAGgtgtaaaaatatttgtatatcaGTCACATATAGTCAcagcaaaaaaacacatattatTACAGATGCATTACAGTATCATTACAATTTACAAAATACTGTATTCTTACTGTCAATATCCAGTTGTTTGGCTCATTTACATCTCCCAGAATCACTTGAAAGTTATTGgggtcaaacaaaaaaaaaggtacaaaaattataaaattataacaagaTTTTAGAAaatccatattatacagcattattaAAATGCAAAACAATTATTTGCCTACCTTCAGTTTTGTGTTTTTCCCTTCCACATACCAGTCATTTCAAAAGAATCAATGTATAGTGCCTGTTTGCCTCCATGTTCTTGATTTTTCTTGTGAACAATATGCTTCATATAAGCGTTGATCACCTATGAGGAAGAAAATAATGTAAACATCAATTTATGTACATCACTTATGATGATAAAAcgtaactcaagtaaaataaatatgtatctTACCTCACTTTCAACCTGTTGATTGGGTGCTAGGTTGGCGATGtcccaaaaaaaacaatttgtatGGTCCAATTTTTGACAGAAGGACATGAACATTTTTCTTGTTGCAATTTCTAAAATAACACACcgctattaatgtctaaactgctggcaacaaaAATAGATTCCTGTAGAAATCTGTGAAGCTCTagtaaactccatgcccaagagGGTTAAGAAAGGGCTAGATAATAATAGTGGTCACCAAAAATAGTGCCACTTTCcacacaatttggccattttcacttaggggtgtactcacttgccAGCAGTTCAGACATTAATGACTGTGTGTTGAGTTGTATGAAGGCACAGCTAATTTCCTTTGTTATTTCCTTAGTACACTGATtatattacattgtattaaagtgtcatatcttcagtgttcagatgaaaagatataataaaacatGTGAGGTGTGTACCCACTTTTGTGAGACAGTGAAGCtttgttaaaagtgttaaatgccAACTGAAAATTTGTACTCAAAGAAACAAATTTATTTTCTAGTGTATTTCTGGTATATGTACTATACTGATGGTTTCATTTAATCTGCTCATGTATTTTTCTAAGGAGGAGACAGATGTTTGAGCAAAGGGGGTTCCAgaaggtggagaggagatgacaggaggtggagaggagatgacaggagGTGGAGAGGAAATGACAGGAGGTGGAGAGGAGATAACAGGAGGTGGAGAGGAGATAACaggaggtggagaggagatgataggaggtggagaggagatgacaggaggtggagaggagatgacaggagGTGGAGAGGAAATGACaggaggtggagaggagatgataggaggtggagaggagataacaggaggtggagaggagatgacaggagGTGGAGCGGAGATGACaggaggtggagaggagatgacaggagGTGGAGAGGAAATGACAGGAGGTGGAGAGGAGATAACaggaggtggagaggagatgataggaggtggagaggagatgacaggagGTGGAGAGGAAATGACaggaggtggagaggagatgataggaggtggagaggagataacaggaggtggagaggagatgacaggagGTGGAGAGGAAATGATAGGAGGTGGAGAGGAGCTAACAGGAGGTGGAGAGGATGTGACTGGAACTGGTAGAGAAGAGATGGAAGTAGGTGGGGAGGTGGTAACAGCAGGTTGAACAGTGGATAATGAAGAAGAGATGACGGAAGGGTGGAGGTtggcagtggctggtggagaggagatgaaagtggctggtggagagaaGATGACTGGCTGGTGGAagggagatgacagtggctggtggagaggagatggcagtggctggtggagaggagatgaaagtggctggtggagaggagatggcagtggctggtggagaggagatggcagtggctggtggagaggagatggcagtggctggtggagaggagatggcagtggctggtggagaggagatggcaGTGGCTGGTGGacaggagatgacagtggctggtggagaggagatgacagtggctggtggagagaaGATgtcagtggctggtggagaggagatggcagtggctggtggagaggagatgacagtggctggtggagaggagatgacagtggctggtggagagaagatgacagtggctggtggaagggagatgacagtggctggtggagagaaGATGACAGTGGCAGGTGGAGAGaggatgacagtggctggtggagaggagatggcagtagctggtggagaggagaagGCAGTGGctagtggagaggagatgacagtagctggtggagaggagatgacagtggctggtggagaggagatgacagtggctggtggagaggagatggcagtggctggtggagaggagatgacagtggctggtggagaggagatgacagttgCTGGTGGAagggagatgacagtggctggtggagaggagatggcaGTGGCTGGCGGAGAGGAAATgaaagtggctggtggagaggagatggcagtggctggtggaggggagatgacagtggctggtggagaggagatggcagtggctggtggagaggagatggcagtggctggtggagaggagatgacagtggctggtggagaggagatgaaagtggctggtggagaggagatggcagtggctggtggagaggagatggcaGTGGCTGGTGAAGAGAAGATGACAGTGGCTGGAGGAAGGGAGATGACAGTGACTGGTGGAGAGAAGATGACAGTGGCTGTGGAGAGGAGATGGCAGtagctggtggagaggagaaggcagtggctggtggagaggagatgacagtagCTGGTgaagaggagatgacagtggctggtggagaggagatgacagtggctggtggagaggagatggcagtggctggtggagaggagatgacagtggctggtggagagagGATGACAGTGGCTGATGGAGAGGAGAtggcagtggctggtggagaggagatgacagtggctggtggagaggagatgacagtggctggtggagaggagatgacagtggttggtggagaggagatgacagtggctggtggagaggagatgacagtggctggtgaagaggagatgacagtggctgctggaaaggagatgacagtggctagtggagaggagatgacagtggctggtggagaggagatgacagtggctggtggagaggagatgacagtggctggtggagaggagatgacagtggttggtggagaggagatgacagtggctggaggaaaggagatgacagtggctggtggagaggagatggcagtagctggtggagaggagaaggcagtggctggtggagaggagatgacagtagCTGGTGActaggagatgacagtggctggtggagaggagatgacagtggttggtggagaggagatgacagtggctggtggagaggagatgacagtggctggtgaagaggagatgacagtggctgctggaaaggagatgacagtggctagtggagaggagatgacagtggctggtggagaggagatgacagtggctggtggagaggagatgacagtgacTGGTGGAGAgaagatgacagtggctggtggagagaggatgacagtggctggtggagaggagatggcagtagctggtggagaggagaaggcagtggctggtggagaggagatgacagtagCTGGTgaagaggagatgacagtggctggtggagaggagatgacagtggctggtggagaggagatggcagtggctggtggagaggagatgacagtggctggtggagagagGATGACAGTGGCTGATGGAGAGGAGAtggcagtggctggtggagaggagatgacagtggctggtggagaggagatgacagtggctggtggagaggagatgacagtggttggtggagaggagatgacagtggctggtggagaggagatgacagtggctggtgaagaggagatgacagtggctgctggaaaggagatgacagtggctagtggagaggagatgacagtggctggtggagaggagatgacagtggctggtggagaggagatgacagtggttggtggagaggagatgacagtggctggaggaaaggagatgacagtggctggtggagaggagatgacagtggctgatggagaggagatgacagtggctggtggagaggagatgacagtggctggtggagaggagatgacagtggttggtggagaggagatgacagtggctggaggaaaggagatgacagtggctggtggagaggagatgacagtggctgatggagaggagatgacagtggttGGTGGAGACGAGATGACAGTGGCTgatggagaggagatgacagtggctggtggagaggagatgacagtggatggtggagaggagatgaccgTGGCTGGTGGAAAGAAGATGACAGTGgcaggtggagaggagatgacagtggctggtggagaggagatgacagtggctggtgaaGAGGAGATGGCAGtagctggtggagaggagataacagtggctggtggagaggagatgacagtggccggtggagaggagatgacagtggctggtggaaagaagatgacagtggctggtggagaggagatgacagtggctggtggagaggagatggcagtagctggtggagaggagataacagtggctggtggagaggagatgacagtggctggtggagaaaAGATCACAGTGGCTGGTGGAAAGGAGATGACTGTGGCTGGTGGAGAGaggatgacagtggctggtggagaggagatggcagtagctggtggagaggagatgacagtggctggtggagaggagatggcagtggctggtggagaaacgatgacagtggctggtggaaaggagatgacagtggctggtggagagagGATGACAGTGGCTAGTGGAGAGGAGATGGCAGtagctggtggagaggagatgacagtggctggtggagaggagatggcagtggctggtggagaggagatgacagtggctggtggagaggagatgccAGTGGTAGGTGGAgtggagatgacagtggctggtggagaggagatgccAGTTCtaggtggagaggagatgacagtggctggtggagaggagatgacagtggctggtggagaggagatgccAGTGGTAGGTGGAgtggagatgacagtggctggtggagaggagatgacagtggtaGGTGGAgtggagatgacagtggctggtggagaggagatgccAGTGGTAGGTGGAGTGgtgatgacagtggctggtggagaggagatgacagtggtaGGTGGAgtggagatgacagtggctggtggagaggagatgccAGTGGTAGGTGGAGTGgtgatgacagtggctggtggagaggagatgacagtggtaGGTGGAGTGGAGATGACAGCAGCTGGAGAGGAAGTGACTGGGGACTGTGAGGGAGGAGCAACACTGGATACATCATCATGTCCTTTTAACTTTTGTGGTATCCTCGGGGTCTGTTCATTGTACTGTTTTAAATGATCAGTGTTAACTTTGTGGATAGCTTTTCCATTGGAGTCAACAAGGTCAATGCTTTTTCCTGCTGCTTTGGTGATAGTAAAGAGGCTGAGGAATTTTGGGTCAAGCTTTCCTCCTTTTCGTTGCTGGCTGCGGATATTCTTTCTCAGAACTACATCTCCCACCTGAAGATTTTGCTGAGGGAGTTTTGACTGCAgcctttttcttgttctctcctGAACTCCTTCTACATTCTCCTGGACAATGTTCAGGATTCTGTCATGCCTCTCAATGTCAATTGCCACCAATTCTTCAGAAAGCACATTCTCAACAGTAGCATCAACCTGTAACAATGTATGGCAATGAACATATAAAAATGTGtacttacagtacagtacaacatCTGTTGGCTACATCAAGAGAAAATAACTGAACAAATATAAATAACGTGTGATCAAATAATGCAGACCTCATACAGCAAGCACACTGTGTCCTGCACAGATTTTATCTGCTAGAAAATACATACTTTTGGATTTTTTACATCTTTATTCATTGGTTACTTACTatgcattaaatgttgtttctatGCATGTATGTTTTTTCTGGTGTAATGCAGTAATGTAGTTTTTGTCCtttcacagtaaaaaaaaggtCACTTCAACCTTGAAAGTTTTTGACGTGTTGtttcttttattaatttcattaattGTAACTAGTTTTTAAACAGATTACTCAGCTCAAAACTAAAAGCCAACACAGTAATACCAATAACTTGCTTCTCTTTACTACCTTATAATGTATTTTTACCAACAGTTATTGTTCATTAACTTGAACATAATTTaaatacttctttaaaaagttacataaaatatACATGAAACAAAGAGCCCTAGTCTGAATACACCAGATATCAATGTCATTAATACGCCACCCATTTTACAACCCTCATGGCAGATTACCAAAAAAACTAGGCCTCTATGTGGAAAAACATAGTCTACAGATAGAAGCCATTCCCTATTCTACAAGGAAGGAAAAAAATTGAGATATAtactgtaacaccttagcccatgtctgtcttctgtttctcccttatttggtctcttgtgctcctgcccctctgtttacctgtcatgtttcccagccatgtgctattgttgtgttttgtacctgtctccaccctagctctgccccagccctgccctat harbors:
- the LOC125782663 gene encoding golgin subfamily A member 6-like protein 2 isoform X7, whose protein sequence is MTGGGEEMTGGGEEMTGGGEEITGGGEEITGGGEEMIGGGEEMTGGGEEMTGGGAEMTGGGEEMTGGGEEMTGGGEEITGGGEEMIGGGEEMTGGGEEMTGGGEEMIGGGEEITGGGEEMTGGGEEMIGGGEELTGGGEDVTGTGREEMEVGGEVVTAG
- the LOC125782663 gene encoding golgin subfamily A member 6-like protein 2 isoform X2, giving the protein MTGGGEEMTGGGEEMTGGGEEITGGGEEITGGGEEMTGGGEEMTGGGEEMIGGGEEITGGGEEMTGGGAEMTGGGEEMTGGGEEMTGGGEEITGGGEEMIGGGEEMTGGGEEMTGGGEEMIGGGEEITGGGEEMTGGGEEMIGGGEELTGGGEDVTGTGREEMEVGGEVVTAG
- the LOC125782663 gene encoding golgin subfamily A member 6-like protein 2 isoform X1, producing MTGGGEEMTGGGEEMTGGGEEITGGGEEITGGGEEMIGGGEEMTGGGEEMTGGGEEMTGGGEEMIGGGEEITGGGEEMTGGGEEMTGGGEEITGGGEEMIGGGEEMTGGGEEMTGGGEEMIGGGEEITGGGEEMTGGGEEMIGGGEELTGGGEDVTGTGREEMEVGGEVVTAG